A stretch of Gemmatimonas sp. DNA encodes these proteins:
- a CDS encoding fatty acid desaturase — MTPAIWQDPKRYLWAIALTMPLLPWLALGLHAASGAGLWLWLGPIVTLGVVPLLDVITGVDRANPPAELTAALEADRYYRWVTYLFLPLQYAGFVAAFYVIARGDLSVAECIGLSATVGFIGGLGINTAHELGHKKESVERWLSKIALAQSWYGHFYIEHNRGHHVRVATPDDPASSRLGESFYRFWPRTVVGSLRSAWQLEARRYARIGQHPFRPGNNVLNAWLLSAVLWTVMVLWLGVEILPYLVLQGVIGFTLLEAVNYLEHYGLLRQRVGAPGRERYEHVAPRHSWNSNHLTTNVLLYHLQRHSDHHAHPTRRYQALRDHAEAPVLPTGYAGMILLALVPPLWYRVVNPRVLAHYGGDVRLANVAPHAQARLLARYPAPSHSTAIHSSSGPQHDGNTAPATFAADAYSCPGCGYTYAPRRGAPREGYPAGTPWADLPGDWPCPDCGVREKTDFVPVSVAI; from the coding sequence ATGACACCGGCGATCTGGCAGGATCCCAAACGGTACCTCTGGGCCATCGCGCTCACCATGCCACTTCTGCCGTGGCTGGCGTTGGGGCTCCATGCGGCGAGCGGTGCCGGCCTCTGGCTCTGGCTTGGCCCCATCGTCACGCTGGGTGTGGTCCCGCTGCTCGATGTCATCACGGGCGTCGACCGTGCCAACCCACCCGCGGAGCTGACCGCCGCGCTGGAGGCCGATCGGTACTACCGGTGGGTCACGTATCTCTTTCTGCCGCTGCAGTACGCCGGGTTCGTGGCCGCCTTTTACGTCATCGCCCGCGGTGACCTCTCCGTCGCGGAGTGCATCGGCCTCTCCGCCACGGTGGGCTTCATTGGCGGACTCGGGATCAACACCGCGCACGAACTCGGACACAAGAAGGAGAGTGTCGAGCGCTGGCTGTCCAAGATCGCGCTCGCGCAAAGCTGGTACGGCCATTTCTACATCGAACACAATCGCGGCCACCACGTGCGCGTCGCGACGCCGGACGACCCGGCCAGCAGCCGACTGGGCGAATCGTTCTATCGGTTCTGGCCACGCACCGTGGTGGGTTCGCTGCGCAGCGCGTGGCAGCTCGAAGCGCGACGGTACGCGCGCATTGGCCAGCACCCGTTTCGGCCGGGAAACAATGTGCTGAACGCGTGGCTGTTGTCCGCCGTGCTCTGGACGGTCATGGTGCTCTGGCTGGGCGTCGAGATCCTGCCGTATCTCGTGCTGCAGGGCGTGATTGGCTTCACGCTGCTCGAAGCGGTCAACTACCTCGAGCACTATGGGCTGCTGCGCCAGCGCGTGGGCGCACCGGGACGCGAGCGCTACGAGCATGTGGCGCCGCGTCACTCGTGGAACTCCAACCACCTCACCACCAACGTGCTGCTGTATCACCTGCAGCGGCACAGCGACCACCATGCGCATCCCACGCGGCGGTATCAGGCGCTGCGTGATCACGCGGAAGCGCCGGTGCTTCCCACGGGCTACGCCGGCATGATTCTGCTGGCGCTGGTTCCGCCGCTGTGGTATCGCGTTGTAAATCCGCGGGTGCTCGCGCATTACGGCGGTGACGTGCGCCTCGCCAACGTGGCGCCACACGCGCAGGCGCGACTGCTGGCGCGCTACCCGGCACCTTCCCATTCGACAGCCATACACAGCAGTAGCGGGCCGCAGCACGATGGAAACACGGCGCCCGCTACGTTTGCAGCCGACGCGTACAGCTGCCCGGGGTGCGGATATACCTATGCGCCCCGGCGCGGCGCCCCGCGCGAAGGGTACCCGGCCGGTACGCCGTGGGCCGACCTTCCCGGGGACTGGCCCTGTCCGGATTGCGGGGTGCGTGAGAAGACCGACTTCGTACCGGTGTCGGTGGCGATATGA
- a CDS encoding cytochrome c: MEPTGPSPRKPLPRRWRRSLAFSCAAALILTAARTGTPAARSEPGTHSAPRRAADSARISFTRDVAPVLQKNCQVCHSPGGIGPMPLLTYEHARRHGPLIKQVVQAREMPPYQYDTHIGIQKLQHDWRLSDRDIATILRWVDEGMPEGDPADMPPAPKLPEPGQYQLAAQYGPPDLVIKAAKYSVPAVGQDRWWRPAVPSGLTTDRCIKAIETKPTVAGRSVTHHANSTFVPGNVTTEPDAVGGGGPGSVRLSEYALGKIGEIVPADACRIAPAGSNVLFDIHYFPNGKAVADDQLEVGIWFHGPEVTPQTRHRQTLGLYALQSGSGDFEIEPHGTLVTQGMHRFNTPVRIDSWQPHGHLRLVAKRLEVLYPDGRRETLSMVSNWNPGWHHSHVYAEDAAPLLPAGSVIINTAWYDNTDKNPANPDPDQWVGIGDRTTDEMSHAWIAVTQLDEASYQRLLAQRAKK; this comes from the coding sequence ATGGAGCCGACCGGTCCGTCACCACGGAAGCCGCTTCCGCGACGCTGGCGTCGTTCCCTCGCGTTCTCGTGTGCCGCCGCCCTCATCCTCACCGCGGCGCGAACGGGCACGCCGGCCGCACGCTCCGAACCCGGCACGCACTCGGCGCCACGCCGCGCCGCCGACTCGGCGCGCATCAGCTTCACCCGCGACGTCGCCCCCGTCCTGCAGAAGAACTGCCAGGTGTGCCACTCGCCGGGCGGGATCGGGCCCATGCCCCTCCTCACCTACGAACACGCCCGCCGCCACGGCCCGCTCATCAAGCAGGTCGTGCAGGCGCGCGAGATGCCGCCCTATCAGTACGACACCCACATCGGCATCCAGAAACTCCAGCACGACTGGCGCCTCTCCGATCGCGACATCGCGACGATTCTTCGGTGGGTCGACGAAGGCATGCCGGAAGGCGACCCGGCCGATATGCCCCCCGCACCCAAACTACCGGAACCGGGGCAATACCAGCTCGCCGCGCAGTACGGCCCGCCCGACCTGGTCATCAAGGCGGCCAAGTACTCCGTGCCGGCCGTGGGCCAGGACCGCTGGTGGCGCCCCGCCGTGCCCAGCGGCCTCACCACCGACCGCTGCATCAAGGCCATCGAAACCAAGCCCACGGTCGCCGGACGCAGCGTCACGCACCACGCCAACTCCACGTTCGTGCCGGGCAACGTCACGACGGAGCCGGATGCCGTCGGTGGCGGCGGTCCGGGGAGCGTACGCCTCTCCGAATACGCACTCGGCAAGATCGGCGAAATCGTACCAGCCGACGCCTGCCGCATCGCGCCGGCGGGCTCCAACGTGCTCTTCGACATTCACTACTTCCCCAATGGGAAGGCTGTCGCAGACGACCAGCTCGAGGTCGGGATCTGGTTCCACGGGCCCGAGGTCACCCCGCAAACGCGGCATCGGCAAACGCTGGGTCTCTATGCGCTGCAGAGCGGCTCGGGTGACTTCGAAATCGAGCCGCACGGCACCCTCGTCACGCAGGGCATGCACCGGTTCAACACGCCCGTGCGCATCGATTCGTGGCAGCCGCATGGGCATCTGCGTCTGGTCGCCAAACGGCTCGAGGTGCTGTATCCCGACGGTCGACGCGAAACGCTGAGCATGGTGTCGAACTGGAACCCGGGATGGCACCACAGCCACGTGTACGCCGAAGACGCAGCGCCGCTCCTGCCGGCGGGCTCCGTGATCATCAACACCGCGTGGTACGACAACACCGACAAGAACCCCGCCAATCCCGATCCCGATCAATGGGTAGGCATCGGTGATCGCACCACCGACGAAATGAGCCACGCGTGGATCGCGGTGACGCAACTCGATGAGGCGTCGTATCAGCGGCTGCTCGCGCAGCGGGCCAAGAAGTGA
- a CDS encoding pyrroloquinoline quinone-dependent dehydrogenase, whose amino-acid sequence MGRHFPLALLALSAAASAVAPATARAQRGAGAEWPIYGGDAGHTRYSSLSQIDASNAASLEVAWRWSARNQGPNPAAASQTTPIFVKGRLYATAGMHRNVVAIDPATGETIWMYRFDERDRLAKAPRVNSGRGVSYWSDGKGDDRLYVVTPGYHLIALDAHNGRPIPGFGRNGVVDLQQNLRVREGVSVDGSIGASSPAAVIGNVLVVGAALHVGMQPPSKVNTPGDIRGFDARTGRLLWTFHTIPEPGEFGNDSWLEKSWAYTGNSAAWAQISWDAQLGYVYLPTEAATGDYYGGHRPGNNLFSTSIVALDARTGKRVWHFQTIHHDIWDWDNTTAPILADLTVEGKPRRILAQLTKQGFVFVLDRVTGTPIWPIEERAVPKGDVPGEWYSPTQPFPTKPAPFERQGFSEDDLLDFTPEIRARAREIARQYRWGPLYTPPSLAGATDGTRGTLSLPASTGGANWEGGALDPETGYLYVPSVTAPSFLALLPGGKVSDMNYIAGGRGGQLAPGVPFVKPPWGRITAIDLTTGNHAWMVPNGDTPAYVAERLKLPPASIPNTGRTSRAGLLVTRTLLFAGEGTNGSGNLWVLDKRTGARITRLDIPSGTQTGIPMTYLHDGRQYVVFATTAGGQASEIVAYALPR is encoded by the coding sequence ATGGGACGGCATTTTCCCCTCGCCCTGCTGGCGCTCTCCGCTGCCGCGAGTGCGGTCGCGCCGGCGACCGCGCGTGCACAGCGCGGCGCCGGCGCCGAGTGGCCCATTTACGGTGGCGACGCGGGGCACACCCGATACTCGTCGCTGAGTCAGATCGACGCGTCGAACGCGGCTTCGCTCGAAGTGGCGTGGCGATGGAGCGCCCGGAACCAGGGGCCCAACCCGGCCGCCGCCAGTCAGACGACGCCCATCTTCGTGAAAGGGCGGCTCTACGCCACCGCCGGCATGCACCGCAATGTGGTCGCCATCGATCCGGCCACGGGCGAAACCATCTGGATGTATCGCTTCGACGAGCGTGACCGGCTTGCCAAGGCGCCGCGCGTGAACTCGGGACGCGGTGTGTCGTACTGGTCCGACGGCAAGGGCGACGACCGCCTCTACGTGGTCACCCCCGGGTACCATCTCATCGCCCTCGACGCACACAACGGCCGGCCGATCCCCGGCTTCGGACGCAACGGCGTCGTGGACCTGCAGCAGAATCTCCGCGTTCGCGAAGGCGTGTCGGTGGACGGCTCGATTGGCGCGAGTTCGCCGGCGGCTGTGATCGGCAATGTGCTGGTGGTGGGCGCGGCGCTGCACGTGGGCATGCAGCCGCCGTCGAAGGTGAACACGCCGGGCGACATTCGCGGCTTCGATGCGCGCACGGGGCGTTTGCTGTGGACGTTCCACACCATCCCGGAGCCCGGCGAGTTCGGAAACGACAGCTGGCTCGAGAAGTCGTGGGCCTACACCGGTAACAGCGCCGCGTGGGCGCAGATCTCCTGGGATGCGCAGCTTGGCTACGTCTATCTGCCCACCGAAGCGGCAACCGGCGACTACTACGGTGGTCACCGGCCGGGCAACAACCTCTTCTCCACGAGCATCGTGGCGCTCGACGCGCGTACAGGCAAACGCGTGTGGCACTTCCAGACCATCCACCACGACATCTGGGACTGGGACAACACCACCGCGCCCATCCTCGCCGACCTCACCGTCGAGGGAAAGCCACGAAGAATCCTGGCCCAGCTCACCAAGCAGGGCTTCGTCTTCGTGCTCGATCGCGTGACCGGTACACCCATCTGGCCCATCGAGGAGCGGGCCGTGCCCAAGGGCGACGTACCCGGCGAGTGGTACAGTCCCACGCAGCCATTCCCCACGAAGCCCGCGCCCTTCGAGCGACAGGGCTTCAGCGAGGACGACCTGCTCGACTTCACGCCGGAGATTCGCGCGCGCGCGCGGGAAATCGCGCGCCAGTACCGCTGGGGGCCGCTCTACACCCCGCCCTCATTGGCGGGCGCCACCGACGGCACGCGCGGCACGCTCTCGCTCCCGGCCTCGACAGGGGGCGCCAACTGGGAAGGCGGCGCGCTCGACCCCGAGACGGGCTACCTGTATGTGCCGTCGGTGACGGCGCCGTCGTTCCTCGCCCTGCTGCCCGGTGGCAAAGTCTCGGACATGAACTATATCGCGGGCGGCCGTGGCGGTCAGCTCGCGCCCGGCGTGCCGTTCGTGAAGCCGCCCTGGGGGCGCATCACCGCGATCGACCTGACGACGGGCAACCATGCGTGGATGGTGCCCAACGGCGATACGCCGGCGTATGTCGCCGAGCGACTCAAGCTGCCGCCGGCCAGCATTCCCAACACGGGTCGCACGTCGCGCGCCGGACTGCTGGTGACGCGCACGCTGCTCTTCGCCGGCGAAGGCACGAACGGCAGCGGCAATTTATGGGTGCTCGACAAGCGCACCGGGGCGCGCATTACGCGACTCGATATTCCGAGCGGCACGCAGACGGGCATTCCGATGACGTACCTGCACGACGGGCGGCAGTACGTGGTTTTTGCGACGACCGCGGGCGGGCAGGCGTCGGAGATTGTGGCGTATGCGTTGCCGCGGTAG